The Sphaerochaeta globosa str. Buddy region ATAAGCAGGTAAGAAATCAGGAGCTGTGAAAAGAACTTTCTGACTCGTCGTTGCACGCCTGCTCTCCCAGTAGATTTCGAATGAACCTAGTATACCATGGGAAAAGCGCTTTGTTAGTGACAAGAATATCCTGATACGGCATGTGGTCGACACAGTGCAGAGATGAAAAACAGCCACCGGCTTCCTCAACCAACACCTTCCCTGCGGCATAATCATGATACTTGAGCTTAAACTCGACAAAAGCCTCAACACGCCCCATGGCCACATAGCACAAATGAAGCGCTGCCGAACCAAAGTCACGCACATCCCCACCCTCTCGGCAGAGAAGTTCATAGATTTTCAAGTGGGAAGGGATGAGAGAGGGAACGCGTAAGGGAGGAGGTGCAATACTCACTGCATCGGCAATGGAAGCAACCGAAGAGATGTGAATCGCCTTACTATTCAAGAAGGCTCCACAGCCCTGTGCGGCATAGAAGAGTTCGTTACTTTGGGGAGAGAACACCACGCCGATTACCGGGTGTGAATCCTGAGCCTCGTAGGCAATGCTGATGGTATAGCCGGGGATACCGTGGACAAGGTTGTTTGTCCCGTCTATGGGATCAACTATCCAGGTCCCTCCATTACCATACTCAATCAGGCCTTCTTCCTCACCAAGGAAGTTATCCAAAGGAAATGAGTGATGGATTATATCGCGAATCAGACGCTCGCTGGCAGTGTCCAGATGAGTGACCACATCGCTCTTTCCTTTTACCAGGAAGGCGATATCAGTCAGGTTGGAAGCAAGAATCATTTCACCGGCCATTTTAGCTGCACCACAGGCGATTTTCAGACGATCTTCGAAACAAGATACCGTCATACCACGCTCCCTTTACCCTTGGTCAGAGTGTTGAAAACCAGCAAGCTGATAATAGTAGCAAATGTAAGAATTGAGGCAAGCGCTGCTGCAGTTCCGTACCCGTCCTTCATAATCTCGGTGTAGATTGCCACAGAGATGGTTCCTGTCCTGCCCGAGTAAAGAATGAGGGTAGAACTCAATTCATTGATGGTGGAAATCCAGCTGAGAATAGCTCCCGAGAGAACCCCGGGAAGCATTAATATGGCAGTAATCTTGAAGAAGGTCTTCATTGGGGAAACTCCAAGGTTAATTGAAGCCTCTTCACTACTGAGATCCAATTGATACAGAATGCCGGTACTTGAACGGATGATGTAGGGAATCTTGCGAATGGTGTAGCTGATGATTAAAATCGCAGCGGTTCCGGTGAGGACAAGCGGCGGCTTGTTGAAAGCCATAACCAAGATTATGCCCAATACAGAACCAGGAATGACATACGGTGACATGAGCACGAAGTCCAGAATGTTGGTTAAGTTCGATTTGCGTCTGACAATGACATAGGAGGTGAACATCCCGATGACAATCATGAATACCATAGCGATAGTGGAATAGAGGAACGTTCTTGCTATGTTCGCCGATAGCTTGAACCAAACAGAACGATAGCTCTCCAAACTAAAACCGGAAACAAAAAGAGGCCCTCGGGTTTTTATGAAGGACGTAACCATCGTCGTTATCTGAGGTGCTAAGGCACATAGTGCAATGAAGTAACAAAGGATGGTCAGCAGAATAAAAGGCAGCTTCTTGAGTTTTTTCACCGCTGGCGGACGAAGGCCAGACATGGAATAGGAGCGCTTGCCGATGGAAATTTTCTGTAGGAGCAGAACGGAAAGG contains the following coding sequences:
- a CDS encoding inositol monophosphatase family protein encodes the protein MTVSCFEDRLKIACGAAKMAGEMILASNLTDIAFLVKGKSDVVTHLDTASERLIRDIIHHSFPLDNFLGEEEGLIEYGNGGTWIVDPIDGTNNLVHGIPGYTISIAYEAQDSHPVIGVVFSPQSNELFYAAQGCGAFLNSKAIHISSVASIADAVSIAPPPLRVPSLIPSHLKIYELLCREGGDVRDFGSAALHLCYVAMGRVEAFVEFKLKYHDYAAGKVLVEEAGGCFSSLHCVDHMPYQDILVTNKALFPWYTRFIRNLLGEQACNDESESSFHSS
- a CDS encoding ABC transporter permease, producing the protein MQIRILIIILFSLSVLLLQKISIGKRSYSMSGLRPPAVKKLKKLPFILLTILCYFIALCALAPQITTMVTSFIKTRGPLFVSGFSLESYRSVWFKLSANIARTFLYSTIAMVFMIVIGMFTSYVIVRRKSNLTNILDFVLMSPYVIPGSVLGIILVMAFNKPPLVLTGTAAILIISYTIRKIPYIIRSSTGILYQLDLSSEEASINLGVSPMKTFFKITAILMLPGVLSGAILSWISTINELSSTLILYSGRTGTISVAIYTEIMKDGYGTAAALASILTFATIISLLVFNTLTKGKGSVV